AAAAAATAACATCCAACTGTTTAGATGGCCACACTACCGGATCAACTGTGAGGATATGGAAGATGTATCAAACCAACCAGACACTGTCTAAATCAGGCTGTCCcttaaaacaagaagaaaaggaCTTGTGAGCGTAGCCACAGAGAGGGCAACAAAGAGTTAAGTGGCCCAAACCGATTAAGGTTTTATGGTCAAATGAGACAAAGGTTTcggtttttggccaaaattcAAAATGCTATGTGAGGCAAAGTCCTCACACTGACCATTTCCTCATCAAACACCATCCCAGTAGTGAAGGGTGACAGCATCATGTCATGGGGATGCTTTTTCTCAGGACAGGACACGCGGTTAAAACCGTAGCACGGTTAAATGGTAGTGGATACATATCAGGGGATACTGCAAGACAACCTACTTCGGTCTGCTAAAACACTAAAGCTTGTGAGAAGCTTCCcctttcagcaggacagtgatCCCAGGCACTGTGATCCCAAGGCCAAAGCAATACGGGAGTAGTACAACAAAAAGGGGAATGTTCTAACAAAGACGAGAATCAAAATCCAGATCTCAGTCCAACAGTCTCTGTGGCTCTATTTGAAAATGTCGGTGTGCAAGCATCATCCAGCAACCTTGAGTGACCTGAAGCAACTCTGCTGGAAAAATGAGCTAAACATGATCAAACTGCACAAAACTCACCCCGACACACTTAAAGTTGGTTCTGCCAAGCACTCCTTATGCAAGTTGCATTTATCAgcttttatatattatttaaaatatatattctataatgattattatatattatttgtaaGATTTGCTGACTTTAAAACATTAAGTGCAGCAATAAATGCAACGACCACTGTGTCATGTGTAATCCAGATGAATTTATGACTTTAAAGGCTTGACTACTTTGGCAAGGCACTGTGTTGTGAAACACCTTCTATATCTGTAGCTCTTGATATCTGTATAAAATCGTGTAAcaatatttcatttgtatttgtcgTTCAGAAATATGACCTTAAAAGGCCAGCCTTTAGGCACGAGTGCTCTGAACACTTCACCTGCTTGTTATACTCTTACCGAGTGttgctgttactgttactgttctTACTAGTAAGAGACCAAATTATGTGATAATAAGCAAAACTAAGAGCAGTTAACAGCACTTATTATTAAATGATATGATCTTTAAATTGAAAGCTTTCAAAACAGGTCTTTTACAGAAATCCAGAGAAATCGATTTGAGGTTTGGTCAAGTTCAGCGATCAGACGGAACATTTCACTGTTTAATAAACTGATTAATATTTGATATGTTGTTTTTGATTTCCTTACTAACATGGGTTTTGGTGTCATCTGTGTGTTTAGTCAGATTTGCAGGCTAGTTCTATGTAATGTGAACAGACACTCATCACTAATGTCATTGAATAAATGTTTAGCGAAGCTATGTGTGTTGGCTCTGAGACTGACTTAGAAACAATAGCTTGCTGCTAGTGTTACAATGTTGAATACCTTATTGTGTGGGAATTGTTCTTTGTGCCTGTTAATCTCTGCGCATTTTGTGTAGTAAACAATTCTCTTTTCCACAGTACGCAACATTCCTGAGACCACGCCCaccttcctctccccctctggGACATCTAGCTCCAAGATGGCACTCCGTGGGGAGGAACTTCTTTTGGAGTGTATCGCTGCAGGAGTGTGAGTGACTCAGAAACAAAACCCACTCACAAACCCGATGTGGAGAATGTGGTAGCCATGCACACACGTGGCGGGGTcaagctgtctgtgttttttacACCTCTGCTTTCTGATCCATGAATAGCCCAACTCCCGGGATCAAATGGTTTAAGAAGGGAGGGGATCTGCCAGAGAAGAAGGTGAAGTTCGAGAGCTTTAACAAAACACTGCGTATAGTTTCTGTGTCGGAGGAGGATTCTGGGGAATATGTCTGCATGGCCAGCAATAAGATCGGGAGCATCCGACACACAGTCTCCGTTCAGATCAAAGGTCAGAATCAGAGCTGTATAAAGTCCTGTAGACTTTAAACATGCCTCTGGATGCCTTTGTACATGGTTTGTAAAGTGAGTACtacataaaatgacatttgtaaatgttttctcATTCCCTTGTTCCCTTGTTGTACTTTATGGTCCATAGCTGCTCCCTATTGGCTGCAGAAGCCAACCAATCTGGTGCTTGCTCCTAACGAGAATGGCCAGTTGGTGTGCCTAGCCAGCGGAAACCCCAAACCTAGCATCCAATGGCTCATCAATGGAGAGCCAATAGAGAGTGAGTTGGTCCCTCAAGCCTTCCCTTCCTGGAAGAAATATAGCACACATTACATTCAAGAATTCTGTTATGTAAGCATCCTCATATCTGCTTTTCCGTGTCTGGAAATGCAGGCTCCCTGCCGAACCTGAGCAGAAAGGTGGTGGATGACGCCATCATCTTCAACTCCGTGCAAATCGGCAGTAGCGCAGTGTATCAGTGCAACGCCTCAAACGAACATGGATACCTGCTCGCCAATGCCTTCGTCAGTGTACTGGGTAAGAGACTGCAAAGTTACTTTGCTAAAGTGACTCACCTTACATAACACCACCTACATAACTTTACATAATAACACAAGTCTTAAATCACTATACAGGGCCAGCTCCTGACAATTTAAATTAGGACAGGCCATAATAATGCAACAGGCTGAATACAGTGCTTAATGAGCACCTAGGACACCATAAAGTGTGACAGAGCAATCCCTCGTGTTCTTTACCAGACATGGCGCCGCGGTTACTGGGCCCCAGGAACCAGCTGATCAAGGTGATAGAGCAGAGCCGAGCAATGCTGGACTGCCCCTTCTTTGGATCTCCTGTTCCAGAAGTGCGCTGGTGAGCTCCACAGAGCTTGTATAATAGTTTGGGGATTTGATGGGTGAAATGCAGACCATTTGTTTATCcactgaaatatgtttttgtgtgtgtgtgtgtgtgtgtgtttaggtttaAAAATGGCCTGGGCATTGCTCCGGATAACGTAAAGTACAGACTACACAATAATGGCACTCTGGAGATCAAGCATGCCCGGTCTGAAGACCATGGGACCTATACATTTGTAGCCAACAACATCTTAGGCCAGGCTGAGGAACAGATCCGGTTGGAAGTCAAAGGTGAGAAGCTTAAAACTGACCAACAGATCCAGCAGTTATGTCCCAACAAACCTCCACAAGGAGTTGTTCTAAATTTCACTAAACAAGCAAGCTATTTTCATACATATGCTGTTTTACTTTCAACCCCGCATGTCTATAAAAGGTTTATGTTGTACATAGGAAGCACAGATGTAACATTTCTGTAacttgcataaataaataaattatccCTGTTATTCATTGAAGGTGTGATAGACTGAGTAATTAGATGCTAGGCAGTTTCCTTTCAGAGCCAACACGGATAGTCCGGGCACCAGAGCACCTGTCTGTCAATCGGGGAAATACAGCTCACTTTGACTGCAAGATAAAACATGACCCCACCCTCCCCATCATCGTCACCTGGCTCAAAAACGACAAACCTCTCCATTTTGGCTGGATGTACGGCAATACAGGGCTTTTCTGGCTCCATGCATCGCTCCCTCCCTTTATACACCCAATTTACACCCAATTTTGTCTCGTGTAACGCTGTGGTATGATTGATTCAGATCtaactgaatgtgtgtgctgtctTTAGGAGCAAGTTTAAGAAGGACGAAAACTCGTTATCCATTCCCAACGTAAACAGTGATGATGAAGGAACTTATATGTGTATGGTCAAGACAGAGCTGGACCAGGACTTTGCTTCAGCACGCCTTACTGTTTtaggtgcacatgcacatacgcacacacgcacgcactcacacacgcacacacacacacacacacacacacacacacacgcacgcacacacacatccaccaaccATACATATGGTTACACTCCTTTGCGCAGAATGATAACACATGCTGCTGACACCAGACCCACTCTAACACATTGCCCTGGATATTACCCTGTTTAAGTCAAACATGGGAACTATTCATAATCTGTCAGACTAAACTAACTGTTCATGTATCTTTttcactgcaaaaataaatatttactcctagaaaaaaaagtgtattggTAGATGAATTTGTAACATGATTGATCTCACCTGTCTGTGAAATGCTTCAGTCCCTATATAACTATCTGTAGTTGGTACTTACTATTGCTTTGTAGCATGCTCCAGCTCTTATCTGAACGCAATAGATTAGTCACTGAACATTTCAGGGTTTAATTGCTTCACTAATCAACTTActaacctttaaccttttaCCTTTGACCTCACAGAGTCTTCCTCAAAACCTAGTGCCTTTACAGGTAATACTTAAGCTCATGCACAAAATGTCAgagtagtttgtgtgtgtgtgtgtgtgtgtgtgtgtgtgtgtgtgtgtgtgtgtgtgtgtgtgagtgcgtgtatgtctgtctgtctgtctctatcttcttcttttttggtGTTCCTTTTCCCAGTCTGgaaatgttcatgtttgtggaacaattgtaaaatatttgtgtaaaaaaagCTACATTCAGAATACTGTAAtcttttaattatatatatacacacacacacacacacacacacacacacacacacacacacacacacacacacacacacacacacacacacacacacacacactattgtatATATGAATGATTAGGTAAGGATAGGTCATTACTTAGTCCAAAGCGATGCTGAATTAGTAGAGATATGTTGGGATATGACTTCTCACAGCTGTCTTGTGCGTCCCCCAGATCGGCCAGATCCTCCCGAGGACCTAGAGCTGTCTGACCCAGCAGCACGCTCTGTCCGTCTCACCTGGGTTCCCGGCAATGATAACAACAGTCCAGTCAGACGTATGACTCGGCTCATTatacctgcacgcacacacacacacacactcacacacacacacacacacacacacacactacacacacacacacacacgcacacacacgcacacgcacacacgcactacacacacacgcacgcacacacacgcacacacacacgcgcgcacgcacgcacacacactacacacacacgcgcacacacacacgcacacacacacacgcacacacacgcacgcacacacacacgcactacatacacacacacacgcacgcacacacactacacacacacacgcacacacacgcacgcgcacacacacgcactacatacacacacacacgcacacacacacacgcacgcacgcacacacacacacgcgcacacacacacacacgcgcacacacacacacacgcacgcacgcacacacacacgcgcacacacacacacacgcacgcacgcacacacacacacgtgcacacacacgcactacatacacacacacacgcacgcacacacacacgcacacgcacacacacacgtgtacgcacAAATCCATCcattcacaaatacacaatacacacacaaacacatatattgAGCTCTAATACGATAACTTGGAAATGATTCATAGCTAAAGTATAGTGGTACCTTTTCCAATACAGTCCAAGACTCTTTgtcacttctttctttttcttacagAATTCCTTGTTCAGTATGAAGAGAATCGCTGGAGGCCAGGGGAATGGCAGAACCTGTCCAGTTACACAGGCGACCAGAACTCAGTCAATCTGCTGCTGTCTCCCTTTGTGAACTATCAGTTCCGAGTCATTGCCATCAACAGTGTGGGGCCAAGCCGTCCCAGCGGGCCCTCGTCACGTTACCAAACCAGCGGAGCTCGTAAGTGCCCAAGCCCGCGCACAGAAGCAGACACTTCAGTAACATAAAAGGTTCTTTAAATAATGCTCTGCATTACGgaataataactattattattagaacTATTAACCATTACGGACATCCTAGCGATCAGGATAATTTACCTACGGTCTTAAGGATATATTTTGTCAGTgttgtatgactgtgtatgactgaGTCAGGGTGCTAATGTGTATTTCTGTGATTTCCAGCTCCTGATGTCATACCTCAAGGCCTAAAAGGGTGGGGCACCAAGAAGACCAACATGGAGATCACCTGGCAGGTGCTTAGTCTCTCTCTTGGTGGAAAGAACTATGTCAGCTACTAATTTAACTACATTTCCCAATAGCTTGTGGAGCTTTAACTATTTCCTGCAACAAAGCTGTTTGCATCTATGCCTGCAGCCGCTGTTGGACACTCAAAGAAATGGGCCTGAGTTGCGTTATGTGGTATCATGGAGGAGGAAAGACTCTCAAGAGGAGTGGAATAACATCAGTACTACCAGTTCTAAACACGTGGTCAGTGACACAGAGACCTATGTTCCCTATGAGATCAAAATCCACGCAGTCAATGACTTTGGACGGGGCCCAGAGTCGAGTATGGTCATTGGCTACTCAGGGGAGGACAGTGAGTATGAGTTTTCTAATCAAGATCTTCTCCATGTGCTCGTAGTGCCAGTGGGTTTCAGACTTTGTGTTtatcactttctttctcttagGACCTTCTGCTGCCCCGGCAGAGCTCAGGGTGACGAAGGCCGACAGCACTAAAGTGAATTTGCACTGGGTCTCTGTTGACCCCACCTCCATTCATGGAGAGTTCAAGGAGTACAGAGTGAGTTCTTACAGTCGTCATCACAGTCTGCACTTGGTGAAGTCAAATGAAACGCTAGTATTTGGTTGTCTCTTAACAGAGGCTCCAAGACAACCTAGTGCTAAACTGCGTGCAACTTTGGGCCATTTTTATATGCTTACAACATCGAACAAACCCTCTAACCACGAGCGAGTTTTCTTAAGCTGTGCTTTGGTAAAGTTGAAATACAGCCCACCTTAAAGGTTGCTGCATCAGGGCAGTTGAGCTGGAGTTCACGGAGGATCAAATGCTGCTTTGCATTTGTTATAGTCGGATCAGGACCGGCTTCCACACCTATGCATACGATGCAGCTCGAGAGAATTTACTGTCGCGATGCTCGCAGGATCAAAGCAATTCCTGGGGCATATCTGTTGGATCACGGGTGTAAACAAACCGGATTCCTTTCTCCTTTCCTGGGCATCTCCTCAGCTGTACTACTGGAGGGAGGCCAGTCTGGTGAAGGGCCTGAGGATAAATAAGGAGAAGAAGACCAAAGTCTTCTCCAGTGACGTGTCTCAGAACACTGGCGTCCTCACTGAGCTGATCCCATACAGCAAGTACAAGATGTACATGGTGGTGGCCAACAATAAATTCGAGGGACCACATAGCAACATTGTGGAGTTTCAGACCAAGGAAGGAGGTATGATATTTCTTTTCAGTTGTTATGATAGTTGTTATTATCACCTCATTATCATAACTGCTGTAGTTTTTTACTACTAATTTAATTCTTTTCTGACTGTTCAATAGTGCCTGGGGTTCCCAAGTTCTTCAGGATTGTGCAGAGGAACACAGACACCATCCATCTGGAGTGGGACAAACCTCTCGAGCCAAATGGGATTCTAATCGGGTACACACTGCAGTACAGGACAGGTTCGTTCAGTTCGCACCTGTCAAACCTGGTTTTCATCTACAGCTGCCCAATCCTTGTCTTAGTGATCTACCCTAAGTAATACTTAGATCCTTCCCTACTCCAACATAGTCTTCATCTGAATATTAAAGCCAAATGTATGACACTTTGATTAGAGCTAAACTCTTCAGGCGGGAAATTGTCATAAGAAAAAGTCGACAACCCAAATGTAAACAGTCGAGAAGGCTGACTTCACAAATGAAATGTCTACACAAGAGCCTGTCTATAGGTAACATAAATCACTTGCCTGTGCTCTAATTTCTGTACCACcatgcttctctgtctcctctgtagTTAATGGAACAGAGGTAGGCAGCCCGCAGGTCGTGAGCTTCTTCCCCAACGTGACAGAGTATACCATCCGGCTGCCTGACCGCTTCACCCGCTACAAGTTCTATCTGTCAGCCCGGACCCAGGTCGGCTCTGGAGAGTCCTACACCGAAGAGTCACCTCACTTTGCCAATGAGGGTAAGAAACTGCGCATGAACCCACGTGTGTAAGGCACTATCTGTGTACTCGGTCACGTGTGGAATGGTACACGTTTGTACTCGGCTGCGAGTGGGATGCTGAACGTTTGCTGTCAGTAAACCTTGGCAGTTTTTTCTTGTGAGGCAGTGGGGGGTGTTCAGCATTCAAGTTGCATGGCAGTGTTTAACCACAGCCTACTAATTACAGGATATGGCTTgtaatttgttttcattttcacgTATTGGGAGCCGGGAGAAGGTAAACCAAATTGTGGTGATCATATGGTCTTTTTTCAATATACATTGACAAACCAATCCTGAAACAAGGCTGGATCAGACTTTAATTCCAGAGGATGGGCTCTACAGTAGTCATGGAAGTGagtcctgtgttttgtttaaggGAATTAGGTGAGAGTAGGAAAGCTTCTCTCCCGAGAAATGATTCTGCTCTAGTTCGTACTAAACAGAAGGACCTTTTGTAATACCGAAATGGCATGAATAATGCCCTTTCACTGGAAGCTGACGTTATCTCCACACAGCCATTCTGGGTTAGACCAGGCTAATCACCAGTGTTTACTGTTGCTAGGAGCAGCAAGTGGATCAGTCACTGAGAGCACAATCACCCAGTGTTcttgtctgtctccctgtctgtcatTTCTCTGTCTTCTATGTAAgaattcttttttctctctctattgctgTGCTTTTGCCCTGTTGCTTGCTGCTCTGTGGTTCTAACTGTTTCCTCTCTCAGCTTCTTAACTTTGGTCTAGTTTTTCAGTATTCTCTGACCTGTCCCTtgcttcttcctctcctgtctgtctgtctgtctgtctgtctgtctgtctgtttctctgcctgtctatctgcctgtctctgtctgtctctctctccctcggtGTGAAAGAAGACTTTATCACTTCAGGTACTGCCTCTGCAGGTGTACGTAATGAGGTGTGGCCTgcttgcctgcctgcctgtctgtttccctgcctgtgtctctgtctgtctctcctgccaCCTGTCTGTCTTCTACACTGAACCAGTACAGTTCAGTGATCAGAGCCCATGTCACAATATTAGGATAGGAatcatgcttaaaaaaaaaaaactgttcacTTGATGTGATAAGATGGGAAGGCATTTATTGGGCTCAGTTATGATCTAAACTGTGCTATCCACCAGTCTGTTGGTTTATCCATGTGTCTTTGTTTATATCACTGTGTGCTTTCAGGGATGGGACACAATAACTGCTGTTGTTGTTAACTGAACGtatattcatttacataaagtatgtcaaattatttaaaatttacGTCACcgttgaagttgtttttttttggtttttttaattattattcttattctgAAGGCTTCACTTTTTTTAGTGTGTATAGACTATCTGTGGGCTCATTATGAGATAAATAAGACGTAAACAGGAATGAGTCTTGTTTGATTTCTTCACCTCCAATCCCTGACGGCACCTTGCCGTACCTGCTAAGGCATCCTTTTCCTGTCACCTTGTTTGGCCTATCCCAGCATGCTTTTCTCATTTCGCATTTAAGCATGCAGGCAACTGATGTCCTCGTAAATGAGTAGCTCTTCGTAGAGTTTGCTTCTGTTTCTTAAttatttgaaaaagtgaaatCCCCATGGTAACCCCTGTTGCCCGGCAACAAGGTGTATTTGCGTGGGGCAAAAAATGACAgggtgagggaggaggggtgTTAGGGTGTAAGAATGCAGTCATCGCAACTGCCTTGGAGGATTATTAGAGATTGATGCTCTTTTGATGCCCGGCCATAAAGAAGCTGCTCACATTTCGTTTGCTGCTTGCACCATTTTCCATTCTAATGCTTGCACACCTGCCACCTCTTTAGATTCCTTTTTGGGCTGGCCTCTTTTGTGATTGGCTATGCCATTTATCATTCAGATGGACACTACAGGTAAGAGTGCACTGAGCTTCTTGCTGATTGGCCATCTGGAATTGATAGCCCATCTTTGCCAAATCTTCCAGATcgtgtaataaaaaaaaaaaagcatctccACTAGCTTGCCAGTCCTGGTTAGCCACGGTTTACTGTCTCTGAGGTTGGAAGGGCATTACCTTGGTCATGCCTTTTGTGACCAAGAGGTTTTAGTGCCCTGCTGCCTGTTCTAATCTCCCACATACATTTCATATTGTGCCTGTTGGTTTTGATGGGATGCTGGTATGCCCAAGCCCTGTGTTGATGCTTTCTGTTAAGGACTGCTTTGCATGAATTAAAGAAAGGAAAGGTATGGTTCTGTGGAGTCACATTGTTTCTAAGGACTTCAGGCGAAGATCTGAAGGTATAAGACTACCTATTGTCTATTAATTATTCACTGTGTTATCTTTAACATAATGTGAAGAGGCGCTTAGCTCTCTTTGCGCATCATTACCAATACAGTTTAAGGTGGTGGATGTGATTCCGGTGATGGATTTCCCACAATCCCATTTGCTCTCAAGGTGATATCCAGGGAGGAATGGATATTTGCAACAGATGACCACATGGTGGCAGTGCTATATCAGTCCATGCCTTGCTTGGGCATCCAAGATAATATTACTCTTGAGTAGTCTGTCAGAACATGACAGCTGATACTCACTTTCTTTCGGGAGACACCCTATGTTAATGTTACGGTTGTGGGAATTTCATCCAACCTGGCAGTtgattattttctatttgtctCTGTTCTTGTATCTATGGTGCTGCTGACTACACTGTGCTTAACGAATactctgttcctctctcagTGATTGATTCGACAGATGCCTTGGTGTTCGtaactcctcctccttctcccccaACCTCCGTCCCAAGCACAACCCTTAGTACCTCAACAACTACTACCACAGCCCCTACCTCAGCTGCTACCCCTACTACTGCTCCAACTACAGCTCCAACTACAGCTACAACCACCATCACTGTCTCCACCACAACCCTACCCACCCCGCCTTTCACTACCAAGCGGGTGGACATGAACATACTGGGTATTTTCTCAGACATCACTCCAATGTCACTGCGACATGACAGCTATTTAAATAGCAGTGCTAGCGCAGAGAGCCACGCCGGGCCACACTTGATTTATTCATACAGCATACAGGCCTTATCTAGTTAAAGTGTCCATTTTTG
The Electrophorus electricus isolate fEleEle1 chromosome 20, fEleEle1.pri, whole genome shotgun sequence genome window above contains:
- the nfasca gene encoding neurofascin homolog (chicken) a isoform X5 — encoded protein: MRAMQPQRQWAVLTVLSIILLLWEEAAAIEVPPDPKIQQDLKQPPTIVKQSAKEYIVDPRDNIIIECEAKGNPVPTFSWRRNGKFFNAEKDPRVSMRKRSGTLEISFRSGGKPEDYEGEYQCFAMNDFGIAISNKILLRVSKSPLWPKEVLEPLMVSEGSPLVLVCNPPPGLPPPTTFWMNSAMMPIIQDKRVSMGLNGDLYFSNVLASDANTDYSCNARFLFTHTIQQKNPFTLKVLTKEPYNNTLSSLNDTDPYVVRNIPETTPTFLSPSGTSSSKMALRGEELLLECIAAGVPTPGIKWFKKGGDLPEKKVKFESFNKTLRIVSVSEEDSGEYVCMASNKIGSIRHTVSVQIKAAPYWLQKPTNLVLAPNENGQLVCLASGNPKPSIQWLINGEPIESSLPNLSRKVVDDAIIFNSVQIGSSAVYQCNASNEHGYLLANAFVSVLDMAPRLLGPRNQLIKVIEQSRAMLDCPFFGSPVPEVRWFKNGLGIAPDNVKYRLHNNGTLEIKHARSEDHGTYTFVANNILGQAEEQIRLEVKEPTRIVRAPEHLSVNRGNTAHFDCKIKHDPTLPIIVTWLKNDKPLHFGWMSKFKKDENSLSIPNVNSDDEGTYMCMVKTELDQDFASARLTVLESSSKPSAFTDRPDPPEDLELSDPAARSVRLTWVPGNDNNSPVRQFLVQYEENRWRPGEWQNLSSYTGDQNSVNLLLSPFVNYQFRVIAINSVGPSRPSGPSSRYQTSGAPPDVIPQGLKGWGTKKTNMEITWQPLLDTQRNGPELRYVVSWRRKDSQEEWNNISTTSSKHVVSDTETYVPYEIKIHAVNDFGRGPESSMVIGYSGEDRPSAAPAELRVTKADSTKVNLHWVSVDPTSIHGEFKEYRLYYWREASLVKGLRINKEKKTKVFSSDVSQNTGVLTELIPYSKYKMYMVVANNKFEGPHSNIVEFQTKEGVPGVPKFFRIVQRNTDTIHLEWDKPLEPNGILIGYTLQYRTVNGTEVGSPQVVSFFPNVTEYTIRLPDRFTRYKFYLSARTQVGSGESYTEESPHFANEVIDSTDALVFVTPPPSPPTSVPSTTLSTSTTTTTAPTSAATPTTAPTTAPTTATTTITVSTTTLPTPPFTTKRVDMNILAPNIKIWNLTVDANSDYANVSWKHNFPADSSEFVLEFTLDSNESMKSVLFINQPPIKLAGLIAGAKYRLRVYSHEQPSVSSEYVTFETSGAYSKDHVDIATQGWFIGLMCAIALLVLILLIVGFIKRSRGGKYPVRDKKDLPMDPVDQKDQDGSFDYHSDEDNKPLQGSQTSLEGNVKESDDSLVDYGEGGNGQFNEDGSFIGQYTVKKDKEETEGNESSEATSPVNAVYSLA
- the nfasca gene encoding neurofascin homolog (chicken) a isoform X12 — translated: MRAMQPQRQWAVLTVLSIILLLWEEAAAIEVPPDPKIQQDLKQPPTIVKQSAKEYIVDPRDNIIIECEAKGNPVPTFSWRRNGKFFNAEKDPRVSMRKRSGTLEISFRSGGKPEDYEGEYQCFAMNDFGIAISNKILLRVSKSPLWPKEVLEPLMVSEGSPLVLVCNPPPGLPPPTTFWMNSAMMPIIQDKRVSMGLNGDLYFSNVLASDANTDYSCNARFLFTHTIQQKNPFTLKVLTKEPYNNTLSSLNDTDPYVVRNIPETTPTFLSPSGTSSSKMALRGEELLLECIAAGVPTPGIKWFKKGGDLPEKKVKFESFNKTLRIVSVSEEDSGEYVCMASNKIGSIRHTVSVQIKAAPYWLQKPTNLVLAPNENGQLVCLASGNPKPSIQWLINGEPIESSLPNLSRKVVDDAIIFNSVQIGSSAVYQCNASNEHGYLLANAFVSVLDMAPRLLGPRNQLIKVIEQSRAMLDCPFFGSPVPEVRWFKNGLGIAPDNVKYRLHNNGTLEIKHARSEDHGTYTFVANNILGQAEEQIRLEVKEPTRIVRAPEHLSVNRGNTAHFDCKIKHDPTLPIIVTWLKNDKPLHFGWMSKFKKDENSLSIPNVNSDDEGTYMCMVKTELDQDFASARLTVLESSSKPSAFTDRPDPPEDLELSDPAARSVRLTWVPGNDNNSPVRQFLVQYEENRWRPGEWQNLSSYTGDQNSVNLLLSPFVNYQFRVIAINSVGPSRPSGPSSRYQTSGAPPDVIPQGLKGWGTKKTNMEITWQPLLDTQRNGPELRYVVSWRRKDSQEEWNNISTTSSKHVVSDTETYVPYEIKIHAVNDFGRGPESSMVIGYSGEDRPSAAPAELRVTKADSTKVNLHWVSVDPTSIHGEFKEYRLYYWREASLVKGLRINKEKKTKVFSSDVSQNTGVLTELIPYSKYKMYMVVANNKFEGPHSNIVEFQTKEGVPGVPKFFRIVQRNTDTIHLEWDKPLEPNGILIGYTLQYRTVNGTEVGSPQVVSFFPNVTEYTIRLPDRFTRYKFYLSARTQVGSGESYTEESPHFANEAYSKDHVDIATQGWFIGLMCAIALLVLILLIVGFIKRSRGGKYPVRDKKDLPMDPVDQKDQDGSFDYHSDEDNKPLQGSQTSLEGNVKESDDSLVDYGEGGNGQFNEDGSFIGQYTVKKDKEETEGNESSEATSPVNAVYSLA
- the nfasca gene encoding neurofascin homolog (chicken) a isoform X1; the encoded protein is MRAMQPQRQWAVLTVLSIILLLWEEAAAIEVPPDPKIQQDLKQPPTIVKQSAKEYIVDPRDNIIIECEAKGNPVPTFSWRRNGKFFNAEKDPRVSMRKRSGTLEISFRSGGKPEDYEGEYQCFAMNDFGIAISNKILLRVSKSPLWPKEVLEPLMVSEGSPLVLVCNPPPGLPPPTTFWMNSAMMPIIQDKRVSMGLNGDLYFSNVLASDANTDYSCNARFLFTHTIQQKNPFTLKVLTKEPYNNTLSSLNDTDPYVVRNIPETTPTFLSPSGTSSSKMALRGEELLLECIAAGVPTPGIKWFKKGGDLPEKKVKFESFNKTLRIVSVSEEDSGEYVCMASNKIGSIRHTVSVQIKAAPYWLQKPTNLVLAPNENGQLVCLASGNPKPSIQWLINGEPIESSLPNLSRKVVDDAIIFNSVQIGSSAVYQCNASNEHGYLLANAFVSVLDMAPRLLGPRNQLIKVIEQSRAMLDCPFFGSPVPEVRWFKNGLGIAPDNVKYRLHNNGTLEIKHARSEDHGTYTFVANNILGQAEEQIRLEVKEPTRIVRAPEHLSVNRGNTAHFDCKIKHDPTLPIIVTWLKNDKPLHFGWMSKFKKDENSLSIPNVNSDDEGTYMCMVKTELDQDFASARLTVLESSSKPSAFTDRPDPPEDLELSDPAARSVRLTWVPGNDNNSPVRQFLVQYEENRWRPGEWQNLSSYTGDQNSVNLLLSPFVNYQFRVIAINSVGPSRPSGPSSRYQTSGAPPDVIPQGLKGWGTKKTNMEITWQPLLDTQRNGPELRYVVSWRRKDSQEEWNNISTTSSKHVVSDTETYVPYEIKIHAVNDFGRGPESSMVIGYSGEDRPSAAPAELRVTKADSTKVNLHWVSVDPTSIHGEFKEYRLYYWREASLVKGLRINKEKKTKVFSSDVSQNTGVLTELIPYSKYKMYMVVANNKFEGPHSNIVEFQTKEGVPGVPKFFRIVQRNTDTIHLEWDKPLEPNGILIGYTLQYRTVNGTEVGSPQVVSFFPNVTEYTIRLPDRFTRYKFYLSARTQVGSGESYTEESPHFANEEDFITSVIDSTDALVFVTPPPSPPTSVPSTTLSTSTTTTTAPTSAATPTTAPTTAPTTATTTITVSTTTLPTPPFTTKRVDMNILAPNIKIWNLTVDANSDYANVSWKHNFPADSSEFVLEFTLDSNESMKSVLFINQPPIKLAGLIAGAKYRLRVYSHEQPSVSSEYVTFETSGAYSKDHVDIATQGWFIGLMCAIALLVLILLIVGFIKRSRGGKYPVRDKKDLPMDPVDQKDQDGSFDYHSDEDNKPLQGSQTSLEGNVKESDDSLVDYGEGGNGQFNEDGSFIGQYTVKKDKEETEGNESSEATSPVNAVYSLA